One genomic region from Siniperca chuatsi isolate FFG_IHB_CAS linkage group LG18, ASM2008510v1, whole genome shotgun sequence encodes:
- the LOC122865133 gene encoding endoplasmic reticulum metallopeptidase 1 gives MESDTTVRRIKPFGTHNYVAQNNDGSLDRCGNKGYNGDPKRKPEVSLYLLREGLAASLVSVFILVMWGLVHFSLQQLIIGKPTGEFNAVRARRHLEQITSVGPRPVGSPENEVLTVGYLLEQIENIRVETAAGPHQLTVDVQRPTGSFSIDFLGGFTSFYDHVTNIAVRLEPKGGTQHLMLANCHFDTVANSPGASDDAVSCAVMLEVLHSLANQSASLNHGVIFLFNGAEENILQASHGFITQHPWAKQVRAFINLEAAGVGGKEVVFQTGPENPWLVQAYVHAAQHPFASVVGQEVFQSGIIPSDTDFRIYRDFGNIPGIDLAFIENGFIYHTKYDTADRILTDSIQRAGDNILAVLRYLIKSEKLADSSEYRHGNMVFFDLLGVVVVAYPARVGTILNYIVATATFLYLAKKASLPGNGGGRYVRDLACATGVAVLSWFVTLMSVLIVALLVTLLGRSMFWYNHFYASICLYGSAATGKMVLIHTLAKNLYFGGVRLVELGDLYFDVSLLLWCCSLVWLTQQGLCSAYVPMLMVAFPLATKLLLAKEFKHRGASLKYSVLYLLGLALPYVHFMFLIWVVFEIFTPIMGRSGTEIPPELVLASLVTLATIFLSSFFLHFIYLARSTKWVLAGLGSVFIIMFLLMSCGLLFPYSGSPDSPRPKRVFLQHTTRTFHNLQGQVESRDSGLWINSFDYTGIQHITPHIREINDSVRTHCREDRPFCGYPWFLPVKFLSKKNWYLPAPEVSPSSAVEFSLLSKEETSWGTIKMTFSVKGPSHMSLYLMPHRGASLSTWSFGDGMPRFDLSGEYFVFYSHGLDAPTWTFWFEIQPPKDLDPSGPEGIISVAISSHYFFGQDQRTAQLEGILRRFPTWAFPSSWVSTYDMYRY, from the exons ATGGAGAGCGACACCACTGTCAGGAGAATAAAACCATTCGGGACACATAATTATGTAGCGCAAAATAACGACGGTTCCCTGGACCGGTGCGGGAATAAAGGCTACAACGGCGACCCGAAGAGGAAGCCCGAAGTGAGCCTGTACTTGCTGCGGGAAGGACTGGCAGCTTCACtggtttctgtgtttattttggtGATGTGGGGACTTGTTCATTtctcgttacagcagctcatcaTTGGAAAACCGACCGGCGAGTTCAACGCAGTGAGAGCAAG ACGGCACTTGGAGCAGATCACCAGCGTCGGCCCTCGGCCAGTTGGCAGTCCGGAGAATGAAGTCCTGACAGTGGGCTACTTATTGGAGCAGATTGAGAACATCCGGGTTGAGACAGCAGCGGGCCCCCATCAGCTCACGGTAGATGTGCAGCGTCCCACCGGCTCTTTCTCCATTGACTTTCTTGGAGGCTTCACCAGCTTCTATGACCATGTCACCAACATTGCTGTCAGGCTGGAGCCTAAGGGTGGGACGCAGCATCTCATGCTAGCCAACTGCCACTTTGACACAGTGGCCAACAGTCCAG GTGCCAGTGATGATGCAGTGAGCTGTGCAGTGATGCTGGAAGTCCTCCATTCTCTGGCCAACCAGTCTGCTTCTCTTAATCATGGAGTTATCTTCCTCTTTAATGGAGCAGAGGAAAATATCCTGCAG GCCAGTCACGGTTTCATTACTCAGCATCCGTGGGCCAAGCAGGTGCGAGCCTTCATTAACTTGGAGGCTGCAGGTGTTGGGGGCAAGGAGGTTGTTTTCCAGACAG GTCCAGAGAACCCGTGGCTGGTCCAAGCCTACGTTCATGCAGCCCAACACCCCTTTGCCTCTGTGGTCGGCCAGGAGGTCTTTCAGAGTGGCATTATCCCCTCTGACACTGACTTCCGCATCTACAGGGACTTTGGTAACATCCCAG gCATTGATCTGGCTTTCATTGAAAATGGTTTCATCTACCATACCAAGTATGACACTGCTGACAGGATCCTGACAGACTCAATACAGAGAGCCG GCGACAACATCCTGGCAGTCCTGAGGTACCTGATAAAGTCGGAGAAGTTAGCTGATTCCTCAGAGTATCGTCATGGCAACATGGTATTTTTTGACCTGTTAGGGGTAGTTGTGGTGGCTTATCCAGCCCGTGTTGGCACCATCCTCAACTACATAGTAGCCACAGCCACCTTCCTTTATCTGGCCAAGAAAGCCTCACTACCAGGCAATGGAG GTGGTCGCTATGTTCGAGATCTGGCCTGTGCCACAGGTGTAGCAGTCCTGAGCTGGTTCGTCACCCTGATGTCAGTGCTGATTGTAGCTCTGCTCGTCACTCTGCTCGGCCGCTCCATGTTTTGGTACAACCACTTCTACGCCTCCATCTGCCTGTATGGGTCTGCTGCCACAGGCAAGATGGTCCTCATTCACACGCTGGCCAAGAACTTGTACTTTGGA GGTGTTCGTTTGGTGGAGCTGGGTGATCTCTACTTTGACGTGAGCTTGTTGCTGTGGTGCTGCAGCCTGGTGTGGCTGACCCAGCAGGGCCTGTGTTCAGCCTACGTGCCCATGCTAATGGTGGCCTTCCCCCTGGCCACTAAACTGCTGCTGGCGAAAGAATTTAAACATAGAG GAGCATCCTTGAAGTACAGTGTGCTCTATCTGTTGGGCCTGGCATTGCCGTATGTCCACTTCATGTTCCTCATCTGGGTGGTGTTTGAGATTTTCACGCCCATTATGGGTCGCAGTGGCACAGAAATACCTCCTGAGCTGGTGCTGGCCTCCCTGGTCACCCTGGCAAccatcttcctctcctcctttttt ctGCATTTCATCTACTTGGCACGGAGCACGAAGTGGGTCCTGGCTGGTCTGGGCTCAGTCTTCATCATCATGTTCCTGTTGATGTCCTGTGGCCTGCTCTTTCCTTATTCAGGCAGTCCAGACAGCCCTCGGCCAAAACGAGTCTTCCTGCAG CATACGACACGGACCTTCCACAATCTCCAGGGCCAGGTGGAGAGCCGGGACTCAGGTCTGTGGATCAACAGTTTTGACTACACAGGCATACAGCACATCACACCCCACATCCGTGAGATCAACGACAGCGTTCGCACCCACTGCCGTGAGGACCGACCCTTCTGTGGTTACCCCTGGTTCCTGCCTGTGAAGTTCCTCAGCAA GAAGAACTGGTACCTTCCTGCTCCAGAAGTGTCTCCCAGCTCTGCAGTGGAGTTCAGCCTGCTGTCCAAAGAGGAGACCAGCTGGGGGACGATCAAGATGACCTTCAGCGTGAAAG GCCCCAGCCACATGTCTCTGTATCTGATGCCTCACCGAGGAGCCAGCCTCTCCACCTGGTCCTTTGGTGACGGGATGCCTCGGTTTGACCTGAGCGGAGAATATTTTGTCTTCTATTCCCACGGCCTTGACGCCCCCACATGGACCTTCTGGTTTGAAATACAG
- the oaz1b gene encoding LOW QUALITY PROTEIN: ornithine decarboxylase antizyme 1b (The sequence of the model RefSeq protein was modified relative to this genomic sequence to represent the inferred CDS: deleted 1 base in 1 codon) has protein sequence MFSSFKIKAPDSPIDHYPAEHSREQSARRVSTRGRMVKSNLQRILNSHCFAREKEGKQQYFTTMADLNNGICDMIGNLSLHCSSTRSPGPLWCSDVPLPPLKIPGGRGNGTRDHTPSARPLYSDRKLTVTEEPAGNGRPRILHFQSRPTVTKTIQWDAVLSSSALYVEIPLDPLPEGSKESFAALLEYAEEHLKVVSVFVCFYKNRDDRAKLVRTFSFLGFEIVKPGHALVPPRPDVFFMAYNFDRDSSDEE, from the exons atgttttcttctttcaaaataaaag CTCCCGACTCTCCGATCGATCACTACCCAGCCGAGCATAGCAGAGAGCAGTCAGCCCGTCGTGTCTCTACCCGAGGCCGGATGGTAAAATCCAACCTCCAGCGGATCCTAAACAGTCATTGCTTTGCTCGcgagaaagaaggaaaacagcAGTATTTTACTACCATGGCGGACTTGAATAATGGTATCTGTGACATGATTGGGAA CCTGTCCCTGCACTGTAGTAGTACCCGCAGCCCGGGGCCTCTGTGGTGCTCC GATGTCCCTCTCCCACCCCTGAAGATCCCAGGTGGGCGAGGGAATGGCACGCGGGATCACACTCCTTCAGCTCGGCCGCTCTACTCA GACCGAAAGTTGACTGTAACGGAGGAGCCAGCAGGGAATGGTCGCCCTAGGATACTCCACTTCCAAAGTCGTCCCACCGTTACCAAGACAATACAGTGGGATGCTGTCCTAAGCAGCAGCGCACTCTACGTGGAGATACCTCTTGACCCTCTTCCTGAAGGCAGCAAGGAGAG TTTTGCGGCTCTCTTGGAGTATGCTGAAGAACATCTGAAAGTCGTTAGCGTGTTTGTCTGCTTTTACAAGAACAGAGACGATCGTG CTAAACTGGTGCGTACATTCAGTTTCCTGGGCTTTGAGATTGTGAAACCGGGCCATGCCCTCGTCCCGCCTCGACCCGACGTCTTCTTCATGGCCTACAATTTTGACAGGGACTCCTCGGATGAGGAGTAG